One window of the Thermus sp. LT1-2-5 genome contains the following:
- a CDS encoding 2-hydroxyacid dehydrogenase, whose product MRILAPRLREEVFALLPEGVEVRFLDEPWPKSAEFFLPPFGQEEVVRKVLAEVEVKVVQTLSAGVDWILPLVPQGVVLCDGSGIHDAPVAEWVVMALLALLKDLPGFLEAQKERRWAPKRLLDLEGKTVLLLGYGAIGRSVAERLKPFGVELLPVARHARPGVYTPQDLPHLLPQADAVVLLLPLTPETRRMVDRDFLARMKPGALLVNAGRGALVDTEALLMALEEGRVRAVLDVTDPEPLPEDHPLWRAKGVVITPHVAGVSEGFTPRAARFLAEQVGRYLRGEPLWNVVREGY is encoded by the coding sequence GTGAGGATTTTGGCCCCGAGGCTTAGGGAGGAGGTCTTCGCCCTCTTGCCCGAGGGGGTGGAGGTGCGCTTTTTGGACGAGCCTTGGCCCAAGAGTGCGGAGTTCTTCCTTCCCCCCTTCGGCCAGGAGGAGGTGGTGCGGAAGGTGCTGGCGGAGGTGGAGGTGAAGGTGGTGCAGACCCTCTCCGCCGGGGTGGACTGGATCCTGCCCCTGGTCCCGCAAGGGGTGGTGCTTTGCGACGGCTCCGGCATCCACGATGCGCCCGTGGCGGAGTGGGTGGTGATGGCCCTCCTCGCCCTTCTCAAGGACCTGCCGGGCTTTCTTGAGGCGCAAAAGGAAAGGCGCTGGGCTCCCAAAAGGCTTTTGGACCTGGAGGGCAAAACCGTCCTCCTCCTAGGCTACGGCGCCATCGGCAGGTCGGTGGCGGAAAGGCTTAAGCCCTTCGGGGTGGAGCTTCTCCCCGTGGCCCGCCACGCCCGCCCCGGGGTCTACACCCCTCAGGACCTTCCCCACCTCCTGCCCCAGGCGGACGCCGTGGTCCTCCTCCTCCCCCTAACCCCGGAAACCAGGAGGATGGTGGACCGGGATTTCCTCGCCCGGATGAAGCCGGGGGCCCTTTTGGTGAACGCCGGCCGGGGGGCGCTGGTGGACACGGAGGCCCTTCTTATGGCCTTGGAAGAGGGGAGGGTGCGGGCCGTTTTGGACGTCACCGATCCCGAACCCTTGCCGGAGGACCATCCCCTCTGGCGGGCCAAGGGGGTGGTCATAACCCCCCATGTGGCCGGGGTTTCGGAGGGGTTTACCCCACGGGCGGCCCGCTTTTTGGCGGAGCAGGTGGGGCGCTACCTGAGGGGGGAGCCTCTTTGGAACGTGGTGCGGGAGGGGTACTAG
- a CDS encoding deoxyhypusine synthase gives MEKKDLLSTPVVPIDIKAFDAGPILEAMGKTAFQARNLHRAAEIYLKMLQDDAAVILTLAGSLVSAGQGLIIHDLIRKGLVDAIVATGANIVDQDFFEALGHRHYQGDPKADDETLRRLWIDRIYDTYIDEEELRHTDYTIAEIAEGLEPRPYSSREFIWHMGRYLAERGLGETSIVRAAYEEGVPIFVPAFSDSSAGFGLVYHQVKNPKAHVSIDSVADFRELTEIKLKAGTTGLVMLGGGVPKNFAQDIVVAAEVLGHSVEMHKYAIQITVADERDGGLSGSTLSEAQSWGKVDAALSQMVFAEATLAFPLLASYVYHRAPMRAKRRYVDLFRKEVPA, from the coding sequence ATGGAGAAGAAGGACCTCCTCTCTACGCCCGTGGTCCCCATAGACATCAAGGCCTTTGATGCCGGGCCCATCCTCGAGGCTATGGGCAAAACCGCCTTCCAGGCCAGGAACCTCCACCGGGCGGCGGAGATCTACCTCAAGATGCTCCAAGACGACGCCGCCGTCATCCTCACCCTGGCGGGGAGCCTGGTTTCCGCCGGCCAAGGGCTCATCATCCACGACCTGATCCGGAAGGGCCTGGTGGACGCCATCGTGGCCACCGGGGCCAACATCGTGGACCAGGACTTCTTCGAGGCCCTGGGCCACCGCCACTACCAGGGGGACCCCAAGGCCGACGACGAAACCCTGCGCCGCCTTTGGATTGACCGCATCTACGACACCTACATCGACGAGGAAGAACTAAGGCACACCGACTACACCATCGCCGAGATCGCCGAGGGTTTGGAGCCCCGCCCTTACTCTAGCCGGGAGTTCATCTGGCACATGGGCCGCTACCTGGCGGAAAGGGGCCTAGGGGAAACCAGCATCGTCCGGGCGGCCTACGAGGAAGGGGTGCCCATCTTCGTCCCCGCCTTTTCCGACTCCTCCGCTGGGTTTGGCCTGGTCTACCACCAGGTGAAAAACCCCAAGGCCCACGTGAGCATCGATTCCGTGGCGGATTTCCGCGAGCTCACGGAGATCAAGCTAAAGGCGGGCACCACGGGGCTGGTGATGCTGGGGGGTGGGGTGCCTAAGAACTTCGCCCAGGACATCGTGGTGGCCGCTGAGGTCCTAGGCCATTCGGTGGAGATGCACAAGTACGCCATCCAGATCACCGTGGCGGACGAGCGGGACGGGGGGCTTTCCGGCTCCACCCTTTCCGAGGCGCAAAGCTGGGGCAAGGTGGACGCCGCCCTGTCCCAGATGGTCTTCGCTGAGGCCACCTTGGCTTTTCCTCTTCTCGCCTCCTACGTCTACCACCGGGCCCCCATGCGGGCCAAGCGCCGCTACGTCGACCTCTTCCGCAAGGAGGTACCCGCTTAG
- a CDS encoding GNAT family N-acetyltransferase — MDWPRFGRVTLKPFSAGLSEAEWKGLYETFRDPEVAEWNGSSPLRSPFWLFKRFVQAEMRRKDRVAFAILDEEGEYLGTVELYDLTPEEATLGILIGKKERWGQGYGTEAVRAALAYAFNELGLKRVKLRTFAHNLRARRAFQKAGFREVGLGPGPQGKEDVYMEVRREDFGPEA, encoded by the coding sequence GTGGACTGGCCCCGCTTTGGCCGCGTTACCCTGAAGCCCTTTAGCGCGGGGCTGAGCGAGGCGGAGTGGAAAGGCCTCTACGAGACCTTCCGCGATCCCGAGGTGGCGGAGTGGAACGGCTCTAGCCCCTTGCGCTCTCCCTTTTGGCTTTTCAAGCGCTTCGTCCAGGCGGAAATGCGGCGCAAGGACCGGGTGGCCTTCGCCATCCTGGACGAGGAGGGGGAGTATTTGGGCACCGTGGAGCTTTACGACCTCACCCCGGAAGAGGCCACCTTGGGCATCCTCATCGGCAAAAAGGAACGCTGGGGCCAAGGCTACGGCACGGAGGCGGTGCGGGCGGCCTTGGCCTACGCCTTTAACGAGCTGGGGCTCAAGCGGGTGAAGCTCCGCACCTTCGCCCACAACCTCCGGGCCCGAAGGGCCTTTCAGAAGGCGGGCTTCCGCGAGGTGGGCCTGGGCCCCGGGCCCCAAGGGAAGGAGGACGTGTACATGGAGGTGCGCCGTGAGGATTTTGGCCCCGAGGCTTAG
- a CDS encoding tetratricopeptide repeat protein, with product MTKRVPKALPLLLGLGLALAQPSLQEAEALLRSGDYGKAALAYEEILAQDYGRLEAHLGLGVALVKAGRLEEARFAFLQMTQVFPDRYEGYYNLGQVYLRLGKPKEAAEAFSKAVELNPTEEAYLGLAGALSQAGQAQEAAQALKRGLTPGRTPAYRLALAQALYAAGARVEAVPVLYGLLNREPGLAEAWDLLARILAEEGLKERALRELDRGLKAVAGKERAKLLLRKALLSPSPEPLLREAYALDPALWQAAYLLGQRRLEAGDARGALGFLQAAYRVSPEPQVALALAAAYLRLGDAQNAYRYAEEAGPPGTFLKAQAAVALGRKAEALRLLEGLSSPEAQALRGALLLEAGRAEEAVALLRPLYEAGRNPEVGVNLAAGLVALGRLGEAELLLREVLERAPRQAAAWYNLGLALRGLGREQEAERALRQAASLGSKEAQALLRR from the coding sequence ATGACGAAACGCGTTCCCAAAGCCCTGCCGCTCCTCCTGGGATTGGGTCTGGCCCTGGCCCAGCCGTCCTTGCAGGAGGCTGAGGCCCTTTTGCGCTCTGGCGACTACGGCAAGGCCGCCTTGGCCTACGAGGAGATCCTGGCCCAGGACTATGGCCGCCTCGAGGCCCACCTGGGTCTGGGGGTGGCCCTGGTCAAGGCGGGGCGGTTGGAGGAGGCCCGCTTCGCCTTCTTGCAGATGACCCAGGTCTTCCCCGACCGCTACGAGGGGTACTACAACCTGGGCCAGGTCTACCTGCGCCTGGGCAAGCCCAAGGAGGCGGCGGAGGCCTTCTCCAAGGCGGTGGAGCTCAACCCCACGGAGGAGGCCTACCTGGGCCTGGCGGGCGCCTTGAGCCAAGCGGGCCAGGCCCAAGAAGCGGCGCAGGCCCTCAAGCGGGGCCTCACCCCCGGGCGCACCCCCGCCTACCGCCTGGCCTTGGCCCAGGCCCTCTACGCCGCCGGGGCCCGGGTGGAGGCGGTGCCCGTGCTCTACGGCCTCTTGAACCGGGAGCCCGGCTTGGCGGAGGCCTGGGACCTCCTGGCCCGCATCCTGGCGGAGGAGGGGCTAAAGGAGAGGGCCTTGCGGGAGCTGGACCGGGGACTCAAGGCGGTGGCGGGTAAGGAGCGGGCCAAGCTCCTCCTGCGCAAGGCCCTCCTTTCCCCATCCCCGGAGCCCCTCTTGCGCGAGGCTTACGCCCTGGACCCCGCTCTTTGGCAGGCGGCTTACCTCCTCGGGCAAAGGCGCTTGGAGGCAGGGGACGCCCGGGGGGCTTTGGGCTTCCTCCAGGCGGCCTACCGGGTAAGCCCCGAGCCCCAGGTGGCCTTGGCCTTGGCTGCGGCCTACTTGCGCCTGGGGGACGCCCAAAACGCCTACCGCTATGCCGAGGAGGCGGGGCCCCCGGGGACCTTCCTCAAGGCCCAGGCGGCGGTGGCCTTGGGGCGGAAGGCGGAGGCGTTGCGCCTGTTGGAGGGGTTGTCCTCCCCGGAGGCCCAGGCCCTGAGGGGAGCGCTGCTTTTAGAGGCGGGCCGGGCCGAGGAGGCGGTGGCCCTCCTCCGGCCCCTCTACGAGGCGGGCCGCAACCCGGAGGTGGGGGTGAACCTGGCGGCGGGGCTTGTGGCCCTGGGGCGCTTGGGGGAGGCGGAGCTCCTCCTGCGGGAAGTGCTGGAGCGGGCCCCTCGGCAGGCCGCCGCCTGGTACAACCTGGGCCTCGCCCTGCGGGGCCTGGGCCGGGAGCAGGAGGCGGAAAGGGCCCTGCGGCAGGCGGCGAGCCTAGGCTCTAAGGAGGCCCAGGCCCTCTTGCGGAGGTAG
- a CDS encoding Glu/Leu/Phe/Val dehydrogenase, with amino-acid sequence MSLPAYRPPEDPGLWEAFLERLEKTLKVAAVHPTTLEYLAHPKRLVTVSLPVVMDDGKVRVFQGYRVVHDIARGPAKGGVRLHPKVTLGQTAGLAAWMTLKAAVYDLPFGGAAGGVAVDPKLLSRRELERLVRRYTAELVTLIGPDMDILGPDVGTDQQVMAWIMDTYSMTVGSTVPGVVTGKPHALGGTEGRDDAAGLGVALVLAELAKRQGLPLRGARVAVQGFGQVGGSFALHAEGLGLKVVAVSTSRGAVYREEGLPVVELLAHHEAKGELPEYNLPSEELFALPVDYLVLAALEGALDGEKAKQVQAQVVMEAANFGLTAEAEAYLLGKGVLVVPDLLTGGGGLLASYLEWVQDLNMFFWSAEEVRASFAKSVAKTVAEVCAKAEELSLDLRTGALVLALERVNEATRLRGVYP; translated from the coding sequence ATGAGCCTGCCCGCGTACCGCCCTCCCGAGGACCCCGGCCTCTGGGAGGCCTTCCTGGAGCGGTTAGAAAAGACCCTGAAGGTGGCCGCTGTCCACCCCACCACCTTGGAGTACCTGGCCCACCCCAAGCGCCTGGTAACGGTTTCCTTGCCCGTGGTGATGGACGATGGCAAGGTGCGGGTGTTCCAGGGCTACCGGGTGGTGCACGACATCGCCCGGGGGCCCGCTAAAGGGGGGGTACGCCTCCACCCCAAGGTCACCCTGGGCCAGACCGCAGGCTTGGCCGCTTGGATGACCCTGAAAGCGGCGGTCTACGATCTGCCCTTCGGCGGGGCGGCGGGAGGGGTGGCGGTGGACCCCAAGCTCCTTTCCCGGAGGGAGTTGGAACGCTTGGTGCGCCGCTACACCGCCGAGCTGGTCACCCTCATCGGCCCGGACATGGACATCCTGGGCCCTGATGTGGGGACGGACCAACAGGTGATGGCCTGGATCATGGACACCTACTCCATGACCGTGGGCTCCACCGTGCCCGGGGTGGTCACGGGGAAACCCCACGCCCTCGGGGGTACCGAGGGGCGGGACGATGCCGCCGGGCTTGGCGTGGCCCTGGTCCTGGCGGAGCTTGCCAAAAGGCAGGGCCTGCCTTTAAGGGGGGCGAGGGTGGCGGTGCAGGGCTTCGGCCAGGTGGGGGGAAGCTTCGCCCTCCACGCCGAGGGCCTGGGCCTGAAGGTGGTGGCGGTTTCCACAAGCCGGGGGGCGGTTTACCGGGAAGAAGGGCTTCCCGTGGTCGAGCTCCTGGCCCACCACGAGGCTAAAGGGGAGCTTCCCGAGTACAACCTGCCTTCGGAGGAGCTCTTCGCCCTGCCCGTGGACTACCTGGTCCTGGCTGCTTTGGAGGGGGCCTTGGATGGGGAGAAGGCCAAGCAGGTGCAGGCCCAGGTGGTTATGGAGGCGGCTAACTTTGGCCTTACCGCCGAGGCCGAGGCCTATCTCCTGGGCAAGGGGGTCTTGGTGGTGCCTGACCTCCTCACCGGGGGCGGGGGGCTTCTGGCGAGCTATTTGGAGTGGGTACAGGACCTAAACATGTTCTTCTGGAGCGCGGAGGAAGTGCGAGCCAGCTTCGCCAAAAGCGTGGCCAAGACGGTGGCGGAGGTGTGCGCCAAGGCCGAGGAGCTTTCTTTGGACCTCCGCACCGGAGCCTTGGTGCTGGCGTTGGAGCGGGTGAACGAGGCCACGCGGCTTCGCGGTGTGTACCCCTAA
- a CDS encoding redox-sensing transcriptional repressor Rex produces the protein MKVPSAAIIRLVTYLRILEELEAKGVHRTSSEQLAELAQVTAFQVRKDLSYFGSYGTRGVGYTVPVLKRELRHILGLNRRWGLCIVGMGRLGSALADYPGFGESFELRGFFDVDPEKVGRPVGKGVVEHIDRLPERVPGRIEIALLTVPREAAQEAADRLVAAGIKGILNFAPAVLEVPKEVAVENVDFLAGLSRLTFSILNPKWREEMMG, from the coding sequence ATGAAGGTTCCGAGCGCCGCCATCATCCGCTTGGTCACCTACTTGCGCATCCTGGAGGAGCTGGAGGCCAAGGGGGTCCACCGCACCAGCTCCGAGCAGCTGGCCGAGCTGGCCCAGGTCACCGCCTTCCAGGTGCGCAAGGACCTTTCCTACTTCGGCTCCTACGGCACCCGGGGCGTGGGGTACACGGTGCCTGTCTTAAAGCGGGAGCTCAGGCACATCCTGGGCCTAAACCGCCGCTGGGGGCTTTGCATCGTGGGCATGGGCCGTTTGGGAAGCGCCCTGGCCGACTACCCGGGGTTTGGGGAAAGCTTTGAGCTCCGGGGCTTCTTTGACGTGGACCCAGAGAAGGTGGGCCGCCCCGTGGGTAAGGGGGTGGTGGAGCACATAGACCGCCTTCCCGAAAGGGTGCCGGGGCGCATAGAGATCGCCCTCCTCACCGTTCCTCGGGAGGCGGCCCAGGAGGCGGCAGACCGCCTGGTGGCGGCCGGGATCAAGGGCATCCTCAACTTTGCCCCCGCGGTCCTCGAGGTGCCCAAGGAGGTGGCGGTGGAGAACGTGGACTTCTTGGCGGGCCTATCGCGGCTTACCTTCTCTATACTGAACCCTAAGTGGAGAGAGGAGATGATGGGATGA
- a CDS encoding SPOR domain-containing protein encodes MRWLRENWLDLFIFLLIALVAAGIVLYLTGINPFSRPASQGVVPSPAPSPSAAPAPTPAPSPTPPPTPVEPVVTVIPLPKAPEAPAGEQRPLEAKPGQAVQGGGERGASAAPPPAPTGAYRVGVGAFANPENALRLERELKAKGYPARLEAAGNLTRVVVGPYATEEEAAQVARALASYGAQVYRGQGGAPPAAGQVYLQVGAFQREENALALAGKLKELGLPVVLVKDGVYRVRVGPVAEGEKEAVRAKVEALGLEALEVR; translated from the coding sequence ATGCGCTGGCTTAGGGAGAACTGGCTGGACCTTTTCATCTTCCTCCTCATCGCCTTGGTGGCAGCGGGGATTGTCCTATACCTCACGGGCATCAATCCCTTTTCCCGTCCCGCTTCCCAGGGGGTGGTTCCCTCCCCCGCGCCAAGCCCCTCGGCGGCGCCCGCTCCTACCCCGGCTCCTTCCCCAACTCCTCCGCCCACTCCCGTCGAGCCCGTGGTTACTGTGATCCCCCTTCCCAAGGCTCCCGAGGCTCCGGCGGGGGAACAACGCCCGCTGGAGGCTAAGCCGGGCCAAGCGGTCCAAGGGGGAGGGGAACGAGGGGCTTCCGCGGCGCCTCCCCCTGCGCCCACCGGGGCCTACCGGGTGGGGGTGGGGGCTTTCGCCAACCCGGAAAACGCCCTCAGGCTGGAGCGGGAGCTGAAGGCTAAGGGGTACCCGGCCCGCCTCGAGGCCGCAGGCAACCTCACCCGGGTGGTGGTGGGCCCCTACGCCACGGAGGAGGAAGCGGCCCAGGTGGCCCGGGCCCTGGCCTCCTACGGGGCCCAGGTTTACCGGGGCCAGGGAGGGGCGCCCCCCGCCGCTGGCCAGGTGTATCTGCAGGTGGGGGCTTTCCAAAGGGAGGAAAACGCCTTGGCCCTGGCCGGGAAGCTCAAGGAACTGGGGTTGCCGGTGGTCCTGGTCAAAGACGGCGTCTACCGGGTGCGGGTGGGCCCGGTGGCGGAAGGGGAGAAAGAGGCGGTGAGGGCCAAGGTGGAGGCCTTGGGCCTTGAGGCGTTGGAGGTGCGATGA
- a CDS encoding HNH endonuclease — protein MDLDAPKVLVLNAAYEVLGLASIKRSVLLVLSGGAEMVSESGRYLHTPSTRIPVPSVIRLKRMVRRGMSRIPLNRRNVLRRDRYTCQYCGRQGSDLTVDHVVPKSRGGQRTWENLVAACRSCNLKKGDRTPEEAGMRLLRPPRAPKAPLFLAEMREIPEDWRPYLEALLK, from the coding sequence TTGGACCTAGACGCCCCCAAGGTCTTGGTCCTCAACGCCGCCTACGAGGTCCTGGGCCTAGCCAGCATCAAACGCAGCGTGCTCCTGGTACTTTCCGGAGGAGCGGAGATGGTTTCCGAAAGCGGGCGCTACCTCCACACCCCCTCCACCCGCATCCCCGTGCCCAGCGTCATCCGCCTGAAGCGGATGGTGCGCCGGGGCATGAGCCGCATCCCCCTAAACCGCCGCAACGTCCTCCGGCGGGACCGCTACACCTGCCAGTACTGCGGCCGCCAGGGGAGCGACCTCACCGTGGACCACGTGGTGCCCAAAAGCCGCGGCGGCCAGCGCACCTGGGAAAACCTAGTGGCCGCTTGCCGCAGCTGCAACCTCAAGAAGGGGGACCGCACCCCCGAGGAGGCGGGCATGCGCCTCCTAAGGCCCCCCCGGGCGCCTAAGGCGCCCCTTTTTTTGGCGGAGATGCGGGAGATCCCCGAGGACTGGCGGCCCTACCTGGAAGCCCTCTTGAAGTAG
- a CDS encoding polyprenyl synthetase family protein yields MTVHEALEAPLLRFEEALSELVQSEVLFIRLIHQDLVTAGGKRIRPRLVFLASRALGGAPFELELALAVELLHSATLLHDDLIDDAETRRGKQAAFRRYGNAVSVLSGDFLLSRLLFVIAKTGRMELVERFAEVAKTLSEGEVLQFQVAALEDYSLENYERIITAKTAVLMALCTEGPALLREEGEEVREALYRFGLLYGQAFQMRDDYLDLMGTPETLGKPVGGDVREGKATLITLLLMERFPEVREILKRKGREEGDLERLRAWAWESGVAAEVERRIRARAEEAALALLPLPDSPYKEALKALALKEAERLS; encoded by the coding sequence GTGACGGTTCACGAGGCCCTCGAGGCCCCCCTCCTCCGCTTTGAGGAAGCCCTTTCCGAGCTGGTGCAGTCCGAGGTCCTTTTTATCCGCCTCATCCACCAGGATCTGGTGACCGCCGGGGGCAAACGCATCCGCCCCCGGCTGGTCTTTTTGGCCTCGAGGGCCTTGGGCGGGGCACCTTTTGAGCTGGAGCTGGCCTTGGCCGTGGAGCTCCTCCACTCCGCCACCCTCCTCCACGACGACCTGATTGACGATGCGGAAACGCGCCGGGGCAAACAGGCGGCCTTCCGCCGCTACGGCAACGCCGTTTCCGTGCTCTCGGGAGACTTCCTCCTGTCCCGGCTCCTCTTCGTTATCGCCAAGACGGGGCGCATGGAGCTGGTGGAGCGCTTCGCCGAGGTGGCCAAGACCCTCTCCGAGGGGGAGGTTTTGCAGTTCCAGGTGGCGGCCCTGGAGGACTACTCCCTGGAAAATTACGAGCGCATCATCACCGCCAAGACCGCTGTTTTGATGGCCCTCTGCACCGAGGGGCCCGCCCTTTTGCGGGAGGAGGGGGAGGAGGTGCGGGAGGCCTTGTACCGCTTCGGCCTCCTCTACGGCCAGGCCTTCCAGATGCGGGACGATTACCTGGACCTCATGGGTACCCCCGAGACCTTGGGCAAGCCCGTGGGCGGGGACGTGCGGGAGGGAAAGGCCACCCTCATCACCCTGCTCCTCATGGAGCGCTTTCCCGAGGTGCGGGAGATCCTGAAGCGCAAGGGGCGGGAAGAGGGAGACCTGGAGCGGCTTCGGGCCTGGGCTTGGGAAAGCGGGGTGGCGGCGGAGGTGGAAAGGCGGATCCGCGCCCGGGCGGAGGAAGCGGCCCTGGCCCTTCTGCCCCTGCCCGATAGCCCCTACAAGGAGGCCCTGAAGGCGCTCGCCCTCAAGGAGGCGGAGCGGCTTTCCTAG
- a CDS encoding Glu/Leu/Phe/Val dehydrogenase, whose product MKSEPLSYLGKDGGPWEIFTEQVDRVVPYLGRYAPLAESLKRPKRVLIVDVPIHLDDGTVAHFEGYRVHHNTARGPAKGGVRYHPEVTLSEVMALAAWMTIKNAAVGLPYGGGKGGIRVDPKKLSSHELERLTRRYTSEIGILLGPDRDIPAPDVNTGEREMAWMMDTFSMNVGRTVPGVVTGKPIALGGSLGRRDATGRGVFVTAAAAAEKIGLAVEGSRVTLQGFGNVGNAAARIFHDHGARVIAVQDHTGTIYNEAGIDPYDLLRHVGEYGGVRGYPKAEPLPNPEFWAVPTDFLIPAALEKQITEQNAWRIQAKIIAEGANGPTTPAADDILQEKGVLVVPDVIANAGGVTVSYFEWVQDFNSYFWTEEEINQRLERVLRSAFEAVWQVSQEKKIPLRTAAYVVAATRVLEARALRGLYP is encoded by the coding sequence ATGAAGAGCGAACCCCTTTCCTACCTGGGCAAAGACGGCGGTCCTTGGGAGATTTTTACCGAACAGGTGGACCGGGTGGTCCCCTACCTGGGGCGCTACGCCCCCTTGGCGGAGAGCCTAAAGCGGCCCAAGCGGGTCTTGATCGTGGACGTGCCCATCCACCTGGACGACGGCACCGTGGCCCACTTTGAGGGCTACCGCGTCCACCACAACACCGCCCGGGGGCCGGCCAAGGGCGGGGTGCGCTACCACCCTGAGGTCACCCTTTCCGAGGTCATGGCCCTGGCGGCCTGGATGACCATCAAGAACGCCGCCGTGGGCCTGCCCTACGGCGGGGGCAAGGGGGGGATCCGGGTGGACCCCAAGAAGCTTTCCTCCCACGAGCTGGAGCGCCTCACCCGCCGCTACACCTCGGAGATCGGCATCCTCCTGGGGCCCGATCGGGATATCCCGGCCCCCGACGTGAACACCGGGGAGCGGGAGATGGCCTGGATGATGGACACCTTCTCCATGAACGTGGGCCGCACCGTACCCGGGGTGGTGACGGGGAAGCCCATCGCCCTGGGGGGGTCTTTGGGGCGGCGGGACGCCACGGGCCGGGGGGTCTTCGTCACCGCGGCGGCGGCAGCGGAGAAGATCGGGCTTGCCGTGGAAGGAAGCCGGGTCACCTTGCAGGGCTTCGGCAACGTGGGGAACGCCGCCGCCCGCATCTTCCACGACCACGGGGCCCGGGTCATCGCCGTGCAGGATCACACGGGCACCATCTACAACGAGGCGGGGATTGACCCCTACGACCTCCTCCGCCATGTGGGGGAGTACGGGGGGGTGCGGGGCTACCCCAAGGCGGAGCCTTTGCCCAATCCCGAGTTCTGGGCGGTGCCCACGGACTTCCTCATTCCCGCCGCCCTGGAAAAGCAGATCACGGAGCAGAACGCCTGGCGTATCCAGGCCAAGATCATCGCCGAGGGGGCCAATGGCCCCACCACCCCCGCTGCGGACGACATCCTGCAGGAGAAGGGGGTGCTGGTGGTGCCGGACGTCATCGCCAACGCCGGCGGGGTCACGGTGAGCTACTTTGAGTGGGTGCAGGATTTCAACTCCTACTTCTGGACGGAGGAGGAGATCAACCAGCGGCTGGAGCGGGTCCTAAGGAGTGCCTTCGAGGCGGTGTGGCAGGTGAGCCAGGAGAAGAAGATCCCCTTGCGCACCGCCGCGTATGTGGTGGCCGCCACCCGGGTCCTCGAGGCCCGCGCCCTAAGGGGGCTTTACCCCTAG